One Anopheles marshallii chromosome 3, idAnoMarsDA_429_01, whole genome shotgun sequence genomic region harbors:
- the LOC128713730 gene encoding lysine-specific demethylase lid — MKNKSKNSLTNGSGSSSGNSSSSSSSSGSGSDNYANGTTYGSSGATMTGATGGGPGSNSASAGTVNGGGRHAQSSSGLSAGNSPSRGSIATADAGASSGPGVADCADEQQEQQPMNYHNHNAHHGNRNHLYQQQKQQGGNRPHISLDKCDDFQFSVPPEAPVFEPSEEDFKNPLVYINKIRPTAEKYGICKIRPPSSWQPPFTVDVEKLTFTPRIQRLNELEAETRIKLNFLDQIAKFCELQGTTLKIPMVERKPLDLYTLHKIVNQEGGLEVVTKERKWSKVACRMGYQQGKSVGSNLRIHYDRLLYPFDVYRSGKVVDLANIDPEPSEDCEYEPHCIESRQQVQPPMTAARRSQRFAQQQSNSKPPSTAGSSAGGSVRGSSDEMSPSKKELRHRSMLEFASKLAAAAREQAASNGSVAKEEKGAVGGTHGYDPMAKYICHMCNRGDVEESMLLCDGCDASYHTFCLMPPLQDIPKGDWRCPKCIVEENSKPVEAFGFEQAQREYTLQQFGEMADQFKSNYFNMPVHLVPTELVEKEFWRIVSSIDEDVTVEYGADLHTMDHGSGFPTKASPYLTSNDQEYAESSWNLNNLPVLDESILGHINADISGMKVPWMYVGMCFATFCWHNEDHWSYSINYLHWGEPKTWYGVPGSRAEDFELAMKSAAPELFHSQPDLLHQLVTIMNPNILMNADVPVYRTDQHAGEFVVTFPRAYHAGFNQGYNFAEAVNFAPADWMKMGRECVNHYSKLRRYCVFSHDELVCKMALEPDRLNLGIATACYIDMAEMVDTEKKLRKNLLEWGVSNAEREAFELLTDDARQCEICKTTCFLSAVNCKCTKNLACLRHFAELCECPPENHTLKYRYTLDELPLMVQKLKVKAESFEKWLFRVRDVLDPSVASSITLEELQSIAHEAESQKFPNSVILERLNLSILEAQKCITVIQQLDINKIRTRTRNSLECAKYKLSMDELELFINEINNLRCVIREGDSVRELQRIGQEWLRQADKALKQRFKDTNVQQLNQLVEDGNALCIELPQITELKDRLTQYKWYREVRTLRENTVDRLSLEEIKKLINEGMRILPHTVLEKELSQLHGIMLQIVDWEQSANQCFKTETQHKISEIDSLLERAQNIEAFLPLAGQLKDVLHKSKEWLHAIETLESSKNYNFFHTLQNLANRAKLLPVEMESKLLCETIFGTTTAGGGCYNRNGGQMLLFNSRGFIGASSDEWRSKTASSPSTSLKRKRNGSISNLDDPVIPTRGLETIMKKLKEDGSIGEHDKRLLRAKLLLDWNETDGAIGSSSDKHMVGGYDSVQPQQQQQQQHRLSSNGCDVVYHCAKCYEMVAKANVLRKYRHKQHHHHCRHHERHSRVALKQEQNQQQQTTTSTTTTTTNTTNLSAMEQLLQIKTLSEDDFVVDKGTNERATVETDVGSSFDDFSFKFGEHDDGDDEPDDEEAADEVKAEDEDDDEEEGEAAGAGQLGRNGCHGCKPPDESGILKPLLASGRIKAEPLDISPERINVKEEAPMRYGSKGVAPTTLCLESTSQAVEALSANGSRSSNGANGPSQQPDRQRQEQHQQSNVESL, encoded by the exons atgaaaaataaatctaaaaaCTCTTTGACGAACGGAAGTGGCAGTAGCAGTGggaacagtagcagcagcagcagcagcagtggcagtggTAGTGATAATTACGCCAACGGCACCACCTATGGGTCCTCCGGAGCAACGATGACGGGTGCGACAGGGGGAGGCCCGGGGTCGAACAGTGCCTCCGCTGGGACGGTCAATGGAGGCGGCAGACATGCTCAGTCTTCGTCGGGCCTGAGTGCTGGAAATTCACCGAGCCGTGGTTCCATTGCGACCGCCGATGCCGGAGCATCATCCGGGCCGGGGGTTGCTGATTGTGCGGATgagcagcaagagcagcaaCCGATGAACTATCACAACCATAATGCTCATCACGGTAATCGCAACCATTTGTATCAGCAACAAAAGCAGCAGGGTGGCAACCGGCCGCATATATCGCTCGACAAGTGCGATGACTTTCAGTTCAGCGTTCCACCGGAAGCACCAGTTTTCGAACCGTCGGAGGAAGATTTCAAAAATCCGCTCGTCTACATCAACAAAATACGCCCGACGGCGGAAAAGTATGGGATCTGCAAAATACGACCGCCGAGC TCCTGGCAGCCTCCGTTCACCGTGGATGTGGAAAAGCTGACCTTTACGCCACGCATTCAGCGGCTGAATGAATTGGAAGCGGAAACACGCATCAAGCTGAACTTTCTCGATCAAATAGCCAAATTTTGCGAGCTGCAAGGAACGACGCTGAAGATACCGATGGTCGAACGGAAACCGCTCGATCTGTACACGCTGCACAAGATCGTCAATCAGGAGGGTGGTTTGGAGGTGGTGACGAAGGAACGCAAATGGTCGAAGGTGGCGTGCCGTATGGGTTATCAGCAGGGCAAAAGTGTCGGCTCAAATCTACGCATCCACTACGACCGGTTGCTTTATCCGTTCGATGTGTATCGTTCGGGAAAGGTGGTGGATTTGGCCAACATTGATCCGGAACCGTCGGAAGATTGTGAGTATGAGCCGCACTGCATCGAGTCGCGCCAGCAGGTGCAACCACCGATGACGGCTGCCCGGCGTTCGCAACGTTTTGCCCAGCAGCAGAGCAACAGCAAACCACCCTCGACGGCCGGGAGCAGTGCAGGCGGCAGTGTGCGTGGCTCATCGGATGAGATGTCACCGAGCAAGAAGGAACTGCGGCACAGAAGTATGTTGGAGTTTGCGAGCAAACTGGCGGCTGCGGCACGCGAGCAGGCGGCCAGCAATGGCAGTGTGGCGAAGGAGGAAAAGGGGGCGGTGGGTGGAACGCATGGGTACGATCCGATGGCAAAGTATATCTGTCACATGTGCAATCGGGGCGATGTCGAGGAATCGATGCTGCTGTGCGATGGGTGTGATGCATCGTACCATACGTTCTGCCTGATGCCACCGTTGCAGGACATTCCGAAGGGTGATTGGCGATGCCCGAAGTGTATTGTCGAGGAAAACTCGAAGCCGGTGGAAGCGTTCGGGTTCGAGCAGGCGCAACGCGAGTACACGCTGCAGCAGTTCGGCGAGATGGCGGATCAGTTCAAGTCGAACTACTTTAACATGCCGGTCCATCTCGTACCGACCGAGCTGGTGGAGAAGGAATTTTGGCGCATCGTGTCATCGATCGACGAGGACGTGACGGTCGAGTATGGGGCCGATCTGCACACGATGGATCACGGCAGCGGGTTCCCGACCAAAGCGTCACCGTATCTCACGTCGAACGATCAGGAGTATGCGGAATCGAGCTGGAACCTCAACAACTTGCCAGTGTTGGACGAATCCATCCTTGGCCACATTAACGCCGACATCAGCGGCATGAAGGTGCCGTGGATGTATGTCGGCATGTGTTTTGCTACGTTTTGCTGGCACAATGAGGACCATTGGAGCTACTCGATCAACTATCTGCACTGGGGCGAACCGAAAACGTGGTACGGTGTGCCGGGTAGTCGGGCGGAGGATTTCGAGCTGGCGATGAAATCGGCCGCACCGGAGCTGTTCCATTCGCAGCCGGATTTGCTGCACCAGCTGGTGACGATCATGAATCCGAACATACTGATGAACGCGGACGTGCCCGTCTACCGGACGGATCAGCACGCGGGCGAATTTGTCGTAACATTCCCGCGCGCGTACCATGCCGGTTTTAACCAGGGATATAATTTTGCCGAGGCGGTTAACTTTGCACCAGCGGACTGGATGAAGATGGGCCGGGAATGCGTCAACCACTATTCGAAGTTGCGCCGGTACTGTGTGTTTTCGCACGACGAGCTCGTGTGCAAGATGGCGCTCGAGCCGGACAGGCTAAATTTGGGTATTGCAACGGCGTGCTATATCGATATGGCGGAAATGGTCGATACGGAGAAAAAGCTGCGAAAGAATCTTCTCGAGTGG GGTGTTTCCAACGCTGAGCGAGAAGCATTTGAGCTGTTGACGGATGACGCCAGGCAGTGTGAAATCTGCAAAACCACTTGCTTCCTGTCGGCTGTCAATTGTAAATGTACCAAGAACCTGGCCTGCCTGCGCCACTTTGCCGAGCTATGCGAATGTCCCCCGGAAAACCATACCCTCAAGTACCGGTACACGCTGGACGAGCTGCCGCTGATGGTGCAAAAGTTGAAAGTGAAGGCCGAATCGTTCGAGAAGTGGTTGTTCCGGGTGCGCGACGTGCTGGATCCGTCGGTGGCGAGCAGCATCACGCTGGAGGAGCTGCAAAGCATTGCGCACGAAGCAGAAAGCCAAAAGTTCCCAAACAGTGTAATACTGGAGCGGTTGAACCTGTCCATACTGGAGGCCCAGAAGTGCATTACGGTCATACAGCAGCTTGATATTAATAAAATACGTACCCGAACACGCAACTCGCTCGAGTGCGCCAAGTACAAGCTGTCGATGGATGAGTTGGAGCTGTTTATCAATGAAATCAACAATCTGCGGTGCGTTATACGGGAGGGCGATAGTGTGCGGGAGTTGCAGCGCATCGGACAGGAATGGCTGCGGCAGGCGGATAAAGCGTTGAAGCAGCGGTTCAAGGACACCAATGTGCAGCAGCTTAATCAGCTGGTCGAGGACGGGAATGCGCTGTGTATCGAGCTGCCGCAGATAACGGAGCTGAAGGATCGGTTGACGCAGTACAAATGGTACCGGGAGGTGCGAACGTTGCGCGAAAACACGGTCGATCGGCTATCGCTGGAGGAAATCAAGAAGCTCATTAACGAAGGTATGCGAATATTACCGCACACAGTATTAGAGAAGGAGCTGTCCCAGTTGCACGGCATTATGCTGCAG ATCGTTGATTGGGAGCAGTCCGCTAATCAGTGCTTCAAGACGGAAACACAACACAAGATCAGCGAGATCGATAGTTTGCTGGAGCGGGCGCAAAACATCGAAGCATTTCTACCACTTGCCGGTCAGCTGAAGGATGTGCTGCATAAATCGAAGGAATGGTTGCACGCGATCGAAACGCTTGAGAGTAGCAAAAATTACAACTTTTTCCACACACTCCAAAATTTGGCGAATCGCGCCAAGTTGCTACCGGTAGAGATGGAGAGCAAATTGCTGTGTGAAACCATTTTCGGTACAACGACCGCCGGTGGTGGTTGTTACAATCGCAACGGCGGCCAAATGTTGCTGTTCAACTCGCGTGGTTTCATCGGTGCTAGCAGTGATGAATGGCGCAGTAAAACGGCTTCATCGCCTTCGACGTCGCTGAAgcggaaacggaacggatcAATCTCGAACCTGGACGATCCGGTCATTCCTACCAGAGGGTTGGAAACGATTATGAAAAAACTTAAAGAAGATGGCAGCATCGGGGAACACGATAAGCGATTGTTGCGGGCAAAGTTGTTGTTGGACTGGAACGAAACGGACGGTGCGATTGGAAGCAGTAGTGACAAACACATGGTTGGCGGCTACGACAGTgtgcagccgcagcagcagcaacagcagcaacatcgtCTAAGCAGCAACGGTTGCGACGTAGTGTATCATTGCGCCAAATGCTACGAGATGGTGGCCAAAGCAAACGTGCTGCGAAAATATCGCCACAagcagcatcaccatcattgCCGGCACCATGAACGGCACAGTAGGGTGGCCTTGAAGCAGGAGCAgaatcagcagcaacaaactaCTACTagtactactaccactactactaacACAACTAATCTGTCGGCCATGGAGCAATTGTTGCAGATCAAAACATTGTCGGAagatgattttgttgttgacaAAGGAACAAACGAAAGGGCAACGGTGGAGACAGACGTCGGAAGcagttttgatgatttttcgtTCAAATTTGGCGAGCATGACGATGGGGACGACGAGCCAGATGACGAAGAGGCGGCGGATGAGGTGAAAGCAGAGGATGAGGACGACGATGAGGAGGAGGGTGAGGCTGCCGGTGCCGGACAGCTGGGAAGGAATGGGTGCCATGGTTGTAAACCACCGGACGAATCGGGCATACTGAAACCATTGCTCGCAAGCGGCAGGATAAAGGCGGAACCGTTAGACATTTCCCCGGAACGCATCAATGTGAAGGAAGAGGCTCCAATGCGTTACGGTTCTAAAGGTGTCGCACCGACAACACTCTGTCTAGAGAGCACTAGTCAAGCAGTGGAAGCACTATCGGCAAATGGGAGCCGAAGTTCCAACGGAGCCAACGGTCCTTCTCAACAGCCCGACAGACAGCGACAAGAACAACACCAACAGAGTAATGTAGAAAGCTTATGA